From a region of the Tamandua tetradactyla isolate mTamTet1 chromosome 10, mTamTet1.pri, whole genome shotgun sequence genome:
- the LOC143647907 gene encoding olfactory receptor 5K1-like: MIEYNHSLTMNFFLIGFTDSPDLKPLLFVVFFIIYMITMVGNLGLVVLIYMEHRLHTPMYIFLGNLALMDSCCSCAIIPKTLENFFSEDRTISLYGCMAQFYFLCLAETADCFLLAVMAYDRYVAICSPLQYHTKMSKKLCIQMTIGVYVAANLNSMIHVGLLFRLTFCGSHQINHFFCDVFPLYKLSCVDPYINALMILIFGGIIQIFTITTVLISYVFILFTIFRMKSKEGRGKALSTCASHFLSVSIFYGSLIFVYIQPSSVKEKEKDIFVAVFYTVVIPFLNPFIYSLRNKEVINVLKRIMKNKSQTF, from the coding sequence ATGATCGAATATAACCACTCCTTGACAATGAACTTTTTCCTTATTGGATTTACTGATTCACCAGACCTGAAGCCCCTTCTGTTTGTGGTGTTCTTCATCATCTATATGATCACCATGGTGGGGAATCTTGGTTTGGTGGTACTGATCTATATGGAGCATCGTCTTCACACACCTATGTACATCTTTCTGGGCAACCTGGCTCTGATGGATTCCTGCTGTTCCTGTGCTATTATCCCCAAGACGTTAGAGAACTTCTTTTCAGAAGATAGGACAATATCCCTTTATGGATGCAtggcacaattttattttctttgtcttgctGAAACAGCAGACTGCTTTCTTTTGGCAGTGATGGCTTATGACCGGTATGTGGCAATATGCAGCCCACTGCAGTACCATACCAAGATGTCGAAGAAACTCTGCATTCAGATGACCATAGGGGTCTATGTAGCTGCAAACTTGAATTCCATGATTCATGTAGGGTTACTCTTTAGGTTAACTTTCTGTGGGTCTCATCAAATcaatcactttttctgtgatgttTTTCCATTGTACAaactttcttgtgttgaccccTATATCAATGCGCTGATGATACTTATCTTTGGAGGGATAATTCAAATCTTTACTATTACCACAGTCCTAATCTCCTATGTCTTCATCCTTTTCACTATTTTTAGAATGAAATCCAAAGAGGGAAGGGGAAAAGCTTTATCAACTTGTGCATcccattttctctctgtctcaattTTCTATGGTTCtcttatatttgtttatattcaaCCAAGCtcagttaaagagaaagagaaagatatttttgttgctgttttttataCTGTAGTCATTCCTTTTTTAAACCCTTTTATTTATAGcttaagaaacaaagaagtaataaatgttttgaaaagaatTATGAAGAATAAATCTCAAACATTCTGA